Proteins encoded in a region of the Candidatus Paceibacterota bacterium genome:
- a CDS encoding PhoH family protein, whose amino-acid sequence MYKLTILAKRLAISSTVTSGKKGGKKMGTKEVRHDGFNLSRMSRRARVLIIDTSILMYEARAIETFQDNVVVLGIRSSEELDKLKESDSQKKSLAARNAIRVLSDYEARGSLKNGVSTGEGFLVVDDDGEDWEDLPSNIKQNDTNALLAIANHWRKKINGYPYDGDKPRVAIVTKNMSLRFKANSCGIPAENYEHDRLISDMKDLYTGLIQIELKEEEQSLLYNLCHEGSLKLSQLPKSLYEKNLFSNQFVRFLTSKDQIGYGIYKADRDEIVFVRFQDKQKGKIVPLNPEQACAENLLYDKEIILVTLVGEAGTGKTLLSLNAGLNQVTRGLYDKLIVFRPNIEVGREIGFLKGDLADKMAPWRSPIEEAIRRIYSLEGKDANVSDTLAMMMREGILEVRPINFERGDSIHNAFIIVEEGQNLRPSDLRMLITRVAEGSKIVINGDLTQIDDPFLDFGSSGLTKVVEKFKGLRLSDGGTVGHITLVKTERSAIAEMAARILA is encoded by the coding sequence TTGTATAAATTAACTATATTAGCCAAACGTTTGGCTATCAGCAGCACTGTTACAAGTGGAAAGAAAGGGGGTAAAAAAATGGGAACAAAGGAAGTAAGGCATGATGGGTTTAATCTGTCTCGAATGTCTCGGCGGGCACGCGTTCTGATTATAGACACAAGCATACTCATGTATGAAGCGCGCGCTATCGAAACTTTTCAGGACAATGTGGTAGTTTTGGGAATTCGGTCATCAGAGGAGCTAGATAAACTCAAAGAAAGCGATTCTCAAAAGAAATCGCTAGCAGCTCGCAATGCTATTCGCGTGCTTTCCGATTATGAAGCTAGGGGAAGTTTGAAAAATGGCGTCTCGACAGGAGAGGGTTTTTTAGTGGTTGATGATGATGGCGAGGACTGGGAAGACTTGCCGTCTAATATCAAGCAAAATGATACTAATGCTTTGCTTGCTATTGCCAACCATTGGAGAAAAAAGATAAACGGGTATCCCTACGATGGTGACAAACCCAGAGTGGCAATTGTGACCAAAAACATGAGTCTAAGGTTTAAGGCTAACTCTTGTGGCATACCTGCCGAGAATTATGAACACGACAGACTGATTAGCGATATGAAAGATCTTTATACTGGTCTGATACAGATTGAGTTAAAAGAGGAGGAGCAGTCTCTGCTCTATAATCTTTGTCATGAGGGTTCCTTGAAACTCTCCCAGTTACCTAAATCCCTTTACGAAAAAAACTTATTTTCTAACCAATTTGTTCGTTTCCTTACTAGTAAGGACCAGATTGGTTACGGCATTTACAAGGCCGATAGGGATGAAATAGTGTTTGTAAGGTTTCAGGATAAGCAAAAAGGGAAAATAGTCCCTCTCAATCCCGAGCAAGCTTGTGCTGAAAACCTGCTTTATGACAAAGAAATTATCTTGGTTACTTTGGTAGGTGAGGCTGGCACAGGCAAAACGCTATTAAGTTTGAATGCTGGTCTGAACCAGGTAACAAGGGGTCTTTACGATAAACTTATCGTATTTAGACCTAATATTGAAGTGGGAAGGGAGATAGGATTTCTTAAGGGTGACTTGGCTGATAAAATGGCTCCTTGGAGAAGTCCCATTGAAGAGGCCATTCGCCGCATCTATTCATTGGAGGGCAAGGATGCTAATGTAAGCGATACCCTCGCAATGATGATGCGCGAAGGTATACTAGAGGTAAGACCCATAAACTTCGAGAGAGGCGACTCCATTCACAATGCCTTTATCATTGTGGAGGAAGGACAGAACTTGCGGCCAAGCGATCTAAGGATGTTAATTACTCGAGTAGCCGAAGGCTCCAAGATAGTTATCAATGGAGACCTGACGCAAATCGATGACCCGTTTCTTGATTTTGGGTCGAGTGGTCTCACAAAAGTGGTCGAGAAATTCAAAGGTCTAAGACTGAGCGATGGTGGAACTGTCGGTCACATTACTTTGGTCAAGACCGAGAGGTCAGCTATCGCAGAAATGGCGGCTAGAATCTTAGCCTAA
- a CDS encoding YdcF family protein has protein sequence MKTIIYPNIDGVIVLGGGLISSGGLSQESVQRLLAGVNIFKTNNAKYLILSGNGSWQHRLPLAKTEASLMADLAVKRGVSKKAIIKETKSLDTIGNAYFTKTLIDEYKLGKSFLIITSDYHLKRAKWLFLTVFGNQYKLIFKSINPKLTFKKSQLKWQRDSKILKYTKRLFSDYKIKNEENLKTFLLTNHPFYVAEIKRVGILEEEEKRYKVNFINI, from the coding sequence ATGAAAACAATAATTTATCCCAATATAGACGGAGTAATTGTTTTGGGGGGTGGACTAATCTCTAGCGGTGGGCTTTCTCAAGAATCTGTACAAAGATTATTGGCGGGGGTTAATATTTTTAAAACAAATAACGCAAAATATCTAATTCTTAGCGGTAATGGTTCTTGGCAACATCGGTTGCCTTTGGCAAAAACCGAAGCTAGTCTTATGGCAGATTTAGCAGTAAAAAGGGGGGTTAGCAAAAAAGCGATTATTAAAGAGACAAAATCTTTAGATACAATAGGCAATGCTTATTTTACAAAAACTTTAATAGATGAATATAAACTAGGAAAAAGCTTTTTAATTATTACTTCTGATTATCATCTAAAGCGAGCGAAATGGCTATTTCTCACGGTATTTGGTAATCAATATAAATTGATTTTTAAAAGCATTAACCCTAAATTAACGTTCAAAAAATCTCAATTGAAATGGCAGAGAGATTCTAAAATATTGAAATATACTAAAAGATTATTTAGTGATTATAAAATCAAAAACGAAGAAAACCTTAAAACTTTCCTATTAACTAATCACCCTTTCTATGTTGCAGAAATAAAACGTGTAGGAATTCTTGAG